In Chryseobacterium lactis, a single genomic region encodes these proteins:
- a CDS encoding alpha-2-macroglobulin family protein, with product MKRFSKIFMLLLLMLSFSTVFGQKYYDDQWKKITENSKKGAYKSNLPIILDIQNQAMKENNALQLIRSLKAEFSVVNQTADDDQNDAASKFFSKLQGAKAKLKGEEKLVYDVLLNGFFLDYYNQNSWKVNGRTNINSQDISQIETWSKLDFKNYLTKSYQELDQQKSEMKKASLSKYKDLFSDTKDLSYFPSLFDWYALKKIGFLSENNLFTKNELTENRTVINATFDELVAQNTGNPKLYFMKEKLVNNCNFNQCKDKLEQLQNLLKSGPEGDYKVLIMEDIMNELIAKKKDKEAIAVAAQAKSQYPKSSFLENIKNKEEQITNPLLNIKYEQQTQNNLPIHFVAEYKNVTSFSLNIYEVKDDFTSLMQYIQNSYGNTYGKVKKNLVRKETYQLADQKDYQLHKTSLEIKPLPSGIYIAEYLVDGADLKDNDSRQNFHFLVSGNRIVYQSKTDRNALSNELKLVNSENGKPVANESLAFYEFVSNKTLNKLDGKTNEKGSFTFPSSANNEYYRTFLIQQPKTNDFQIMQVYGARGAAEEYNPNKESRTAAQIFTDRAIYRPGQTVYFKVINTKIDKEVESVLSGLKQKITLLDANSQEVNSQNFTTNEFGSYHGSFVLPKGQLNGIFYIRTDGNSGYKDIRVEEYKRPKFEVTFDPVKDEYKYGQTIELKGKAMMFSGVALSNTTVNYEIKKHNIRWRYFWWYPQGNDNENSILGEAKTNEKGEFVIRLDLKKDEKLDGIQIDNYEINASVTDINGETQSGNTQLKVASVSHYIKADDIKNTFSDENVKIKVETKNYNEQNLKKSYQVKLLKLTAPNRIFRDNFKTEVQNLPQYSKDEFISKFPHDLFDKNDEIKNWKTEKVVVEKQQQPSSDNAQLSTNLDLGKLEAGDYQLDLFNIEGKDTIKSSQYFSVWDKNSLKPTQKTFLTVIAPKDEVSRGEKTKMYVYSAIPDALVNVFVQDGLGKTITESYQLKKGLLEYTADIPKDKKVSQLNIQFQIVAFNDVSTESVTLKIKDTEQPLKIETVTFRDKLEPNSKEKWTVKVTGNEKEKINAEVLANMYDMSLDQFAANTYSWNKLYVPINMISSYTLKNYLVQKSYQKRLKYINGNYVDVPNFNWFDGALYYATVRGLAGNGGGIEVGNKISAYSVPPAPTARAKNNVMMRKAAVAEEAVASEATVADADGVMDQAGQKEELEKVPVRQNLNETAFFYPDLKTDAEGNVNFEFTSPEALTKWKLMFLAHTKDARAATLEKQVVTQKEFSVTPNYPRFLREGDELNLQSKLSNLTDKKLNGSAELKILDAFTNEDISSKFGVTGSTQNFNLIENGNGALTWKLKVPNNVSSIILKVVAKAGAYSDGEQQAVAVLPNRMLVTDAVPVFVKEGETKTFVLDNLKNNTSTTASNVSNTLELTTNPIWEVMFALPSLKNDQNSSADVIFNKWFADVIASEIFKANPKMKTVFEEYQSKGLLNSNLEKNQELKQLLLEETPWVLESKNETEQMQKLALLFDTNTMRNSITQDWDEFRKLQNPDGGFSWYAGYPSSYGTSLYILKNLGKINDWLKDNVKDYQSSEQKELVAKLIQYVDNEIDKYWNVKDKNIWSNWVLDYLDTRNYWEKQYPLKGKGAGLKSSVKEKAKTAKITDFTFFGLHRAALLMNDYGLKDVSDKLMTYLKETSTDTKTQGVYWKQNLNDWGWFGSKVVNHAGALEAFNKLKSNDQNFIEDMKIWLVTQKEVNSWGSSRGTSEVIFTILNSGKTWTGAESDKATIVWGGKELTPQTQATGYVKSTVKTDAVDKNLGTVTVTKPGPGIVQGGLFWQYYEDLDKIKSSENYISVTKELYKKVKTVNGEELQKISTETPLKVGDKVTVRMILNTDRAMEFIHIKDMRAAGFEPIDALSGYQWKNNLGYYQSTKDASTNFYIQYMPKGKYVFEYDVVANASGKFSNGITTMQNYYAPQMNAHTKGTGVQILE from the coding sequence ATGAAAAGATTTTCCAAGATTTTTATGCTTTTGCTTTTAATGCTAAGCTTTTCAACGGTTTTCGGGCAAAAATATTACGATGACCAATGGAAAAAGATTACTGAAAACAGCAAAAAAGGAGCTTACAAATCTAATCTTCCGATTATTTTAGATATACAAAACCAAGCAATGAAAGAAAATAACGCCCTTCAGCTGATCCGCTCTCTAAAGGCGGAATTCAGTGTTGTCAACCAAACTGCAGATGATGATCAGAATGATGCTGCTTCAAAATTTTTCAGTAAACTTCAGGGGGCAAAAGCCAAACTGAAAGGCGAAGAGAAATTGGTCTATGATGTTTTGTTGAATGGCTTTTTCCTTGATTATTACAATCAGAATTCATGGAAAGTAAACGGGAGAACCAATATCAATTCACAGGATATTTCCCAGATTGAAACATGGAGTAAGCTTGACTTTAAAAACTACTTAACCAAAAGTTATCAGGAACTTGATCAGCAAAAATCAGAGATGAAGAAAGCCTCTCTGTCCAAATACAAAGATCTGTTTTCAGACACTAAGGATCTTAGCTATTTCCCTTCCTTATTTGATTGGTATGCCTTGAAGAAAATAGGTTTTCTTTCTGAAAATAATTTATTTACCAAAAATGAGCTTACGGAAAACCGTACTGTAATCAATGCCACTTTTGATGAACTAGTTGCACAGAATACCGGAAATCCGAAGTTGTACTTTATGAAGGAGAAATTGGTTAATAACTGTAATTTTAATCAATGCAAAGACAAACTGGAGCAATTGCAGAATCTTCTGAAATCTGGCCCGGAAGGAGACTATAAAGTGCTTATCATGGAAGATATCATGAATGAGCTGATTGCTAAAAAGAAAGACAAAGAAGCTATTGCTGTAGCTGCACAGGCAAAAAGTCAATATCCAAAATCTTCTTTCCTCGAAAATATTAAAAACAAAGAGGAACAGATTACCAATCCATTACTGAACATTAAATATGAACAGCAGACACAGAACAATCTGCCGATTCATTTTGTCGCTGAATATAAAAATGTAACCAGTTTTTCTTTAAATATTTATGAGGTAAAAGATGATTTTACTTCACTGATGCAATATATTCAGAATTCATATGGCAATACCTATGGGAAAGTTAAAAAGAACTTAGTAAGAAAAGAGACCTATCAGCTTGCTGACCAGAAGGATTATCAGCTTCACAAAACATCATTGGAGATTAAGCCGCTTCCGTCAGGAATTTATATTGCGGAATATCTTGTAGACGGAGCAGATCTGAAAGACAATGACTCGAGACAGAATTTCCACTTCCTGGTTTCAGGAAACAGAATCGTTTATCAGTCTAAGACGGACAGAAATGCACTTTCAAACGAATTGAAATTAGTCAATAGTGAAAACGGAAAACCTGTAGCCAATGAAAGCCTTGCATTTTATGAGTTTGTATCCAACAAAACCTTAAATAAGCTAGATGGGAAAACCAATGAAAAAGGAAGTTTTACATTCCCTTCCTCGGCAAATAACGAATACTACAGAACTTTTCTGATTCAACAGCCTAAAACCAACGATTTTCAGATCATGCAGGTGTACGGAGCCAGAGGAGCAGCAGAAGAGTATAATCCCAACAAAGAATCCCGTACCGCAGCACAGATATTTACAGACAGAGCAATCTACCGCCCTGGGCAGACTGTATATTTTAAAGTCATCAATACGAAAATAGATAAAGAAGTAGAATCGGTACTTTCGGGGTTAAAACAAAAAATAACGTTACTGGATGCCAACAGTCAGGAAGTAAACTCGCAAAATTTTACCACCAACGAATTTGGATCTTATCACGGTAGTTTTGTCCTTCCAAAAGGACAATTGAACGGTATTTTCTACATAAGAACCGATGGAAACAGCGGATATAAAGATATCAGAGTTGAGGAATATAAAAGACCTAAGTTTGAGGTAACTTTTGATCCGGTAAAAGATGAATATAAATATGGGCAGACCATCGAATTAAAAGGAAAAGCAATGATGTTTTCAGGGGTTGCCCTGAGCAATACCACAGTGAATTATGAAATTAAAAAACATAATATCAGATGGAGGTATTTCTGGTGGTATCCACAAGGAAATGATAATGAGAATTCAATCCTGGGAGAAGCTAAAACCAATGAAAAGGGAGAATTTGTAATTCGTCTTGATCTTAAAAAAGATGAAAAATTAGATGGAATACAGATTGACAACTATGAAATCAATGCTTCCGTAACAGATATCAACGGAGAAACACAATCCGGAAATACACAACTTAAAGTAGCTTCAGTATCCCACTACATCAAGGCTGATGATATTAAAAATACTTTCAGCGATGAAAATGTTAAGATAAAAGTTGAAACAAAGAATTATAACGAACAAAACCTTAAGAAGTCCTATCAGGTGAAGTTATTAAAACTGACAGCTCCTAACAGAATTTTCAGAGATAACTTTAAAACGGAAGTTCAGAATCTTCCCCAGTACTCAAAAGATGAATTCATCAGCAAGTTCCCGCATGATTTGTTTGACAAAAATGATGAGATCAAAAACTGGAAAACTGAAAAAGTAGTGGTAGAAAAGCAACAGCAGCCTTCTTCCGATAATGCCCAGCTTTCTACAAACTTAGACTTAGGTAAACTTGAAGCAGGCGATTATCAGCTGGATTTGTTTAATATCGAAGGAAAAGATACCATCAAGTCTTCACAATATTTCAGTGTCTGGGACAAAAATTCTTTGAAACCGACTCAGAAAACATTCCTGACAGTGATTGCCCCAAAAGATGAGGTGTCAAGAGGAGAGAAAACTAAAATGTATGTATACTCGGCAATTCCTGATGCTTTGGTGAATGTTTTCGTTCAGGATGGCTTAGGAAAGACCATCACGGAATCTTATCAGTTGAAAAAAGGATTATTAGAATATACAGCGGATATTCCGAAGGACAAAAAAGTATCACAACTGAATATCCAGTTTCAGATTGTAGCATTTAATGATGTAAGTACCGAATCCGTTACCTTGAAGATAAAGGATACGGAACAACCTTTAAAAATTGAAACTGTAACATTCAGAGATAAACTGGAGCCTAATTCAAAAGAAAAATGGACGGTAAAAGTAACGGGTAATGAGAAAGAAAAGATCAATGCTGAAGTGTTGGCCAACATGTACGATATGTCTCTCGACCAGTTTGCTGCCAATACTTATAGTTGGAATAAACTATATGTACCGATCAATATGATCAGTTCTTATACATTGAAAAATTATCTGGTGCAAAAAAGCTATCAGAAAAGATTAAAATATATCAACGGAAATTATGTTGATGTACCGAATTTCAATTGGTTTGATGGTGCGTTGTATTATGCTACTGTAAGAGGTTTAGCTGGAAATGGCGGAGGAATAGAAGTAGGTAATAAGATATCTGCTTACTCCGTACCGCCAGCGCCAACAGCACGCGCAAAAAACAATGTGATGATGAGGAAAGCAGCCGTTGCAGAAGAAGCTGTGGCTTCAGAAGCAACTGTAGCTGATGCTGATGGGGTAATGGATCAGGCAGGACAAAAAGAAGAGCTTGAAAAAGTTCCGGTACGTCAAAACCTGAATGAAACCGCATTTTTCTATCCCGATCTGAAAACTGATGCCGAAGGAAATGTAAACTTCGAGTTCACATCACCTGAAGCATTGACAAAATGGAAACTGATGTTCCTGGCTCATACAAAAGATGCCAGAGCAGCGACCTTAGAAAAGCAGGTGGTTACTCAAAAAGAATTCTCTGTAACGCCAAATTATCCTAGATTCTTAAGAGAAGGTGACGAACTGAACCTGCAGTCAAAACTATCAAACCTTACCGATAAAAAACTGAATGGTTCCGCCGAGCTTAAGATTCTTGACGCATTTACCAATGAAGATATTTCTTCAAAATTTGGAGTTACCGGATCAACTCAAAACTTTAATTTAATTGAAAACGGAAACGGAGCCTTAACATGGAAATTAAAAGTTCCGAATAATGTTTCTTCAATCATTTTAAAAGTCGTTGCCAAAGCAGGCGCTTATTCCGATGGAGAACAACAGGCTGTAGCCGTATTGCCAAACAGAATGCTGGTTACCGATGCCGTTCCGGTTTTTGTGAAAGAAGGGGAGACCAAAACATTTGTGTTGGATAACCTTAAAAACAATACCTCTACAACGGCTTCTAATGTTTCCAATACGTTGGAGCTGACGACCAATCCGATCTGGGAAGTGATGTTTGCTCTTCCAAGTTTGAAAAATGATCAAAATAGCTCGGCAGATGTGATCTTCAACAAATGGTTTGCAGATGTGATTGCTTCTGAGATATTTAAAGCAAATCCAAAAATGAAAACTGTTTTTGAAGAATATCAGAGCAAAGGATTATTAAATTCAAACCTTGAAAAAAATCAGGAATTAAAACAACTCTTGCTGGAAGAAACACCTTGGGTGCTGGAAAGCAAGAATGAAACCGAACAAATGCAAAAACTGGCATTGTTGTTTGATACCAACACCATGAGAAATTCGATTACTCAGGATTGGGATGAGTTCAGAAAATTACAAAACCCTGACGGTGGATTCTCATGGTATGCAGGCTATCCAAGTTCTTACGGAACATCATTGTATATCCTTAAAAATCTAGGGAAAATCAACGATTGGTTAAAAGATAACGTAAAAGATTATCAAAGCTCAGAACAAAAAGAACTGGTAGCAAAACTGATTCAATATGTGGATAATGAGATTGATAAATACTGGAATGTAAAAGACAAAAATATCTGGAGCAACTGGGTACTGGATTACCTTGATACCCGAAACTATTGGGAAAAACAATATCCTTTGAAAGGAAAAGGAGCTGGCTTGAAATCTTCAGTAAAAGAAAAGGCAAAGACAGCAAAAATTACAGATTTTACATTCTTTGGACTTCATCGTGCGGCTTTATTAATGAATGATTACGGATTAAAAGATGTTTCCGATAAATTGATGACTTACCTCAAAGAAACCTCTACAGATACCAAAACGCAAGGAGTTTACTGGAAACAGAATTTGAACGACTGGGGATGGTTCGGATCAAAAGTAGTAAATCACGCAGGAGCGCTGGAAGCTTTCAATAAGCTTAAATCCAATGATCAGAACTTTATTGAAGATATGAAAATATGGCTGGTAACACAGAAAGAAGTAAACTCATGGGGAAGCTCAAGAGGAACTTCAGAAGTAATCTTTACCATTCTGAATTCAGGGAAAACATGGACAGGAGCAGAAAGCGATAAGGCAACCATTGTTTGGGGCGGAAAAGAACTGACTCCTCAGACTCAGGCAACAGGATATGTGAAGTCTACCGTAAAAACAGACGCCGTAGATAAAAACCTGGGAACTGTTACTGTAACCAAGCCTGGTCCGGGTATTGTTCAGGGAGGATTATTCTGGCAATATTATGAAGATCTGGATAAAATCAAATCTTCTGAAAATTATATCTCCGTAACCAAAGAACTTTATAAAAAAGTAAAAACAGTAAATGGGGAAGAACTTCAGAAAATTTCAACTGAAACTCCACTTAAAGTAGGAGATAAAGTAACCGTAAGAATGATTCTGAATACGGACAGAGCTATGGAATTTATTCATATTAAAGATATGCGTGCTGCAGGATTTGAGCCGATTGATGCACTATCCGGATACCAGTGGAAAAATAATTTAGGCTATTACCAGTCGACGAAAGATGCTTCTACCAATTTTTATATTCAGTATATGCCGAAAGGTAAATATGTATTTGAATATGATGTGGTTGCCAACGCATCCGGTAAGTTCTCTAATGGAATTACCACGATGCAGAATTATTATGCTCCGCAGATGAATGCCCATACAAAAGGAACCGGTGTTCAGATTTTGGAATGA
- a CDS encoding UbiA prenyltransferase family protein, with amino-acid sequence MNILKILKKFFIDSQIYVSLMGTLFAVFFMKEQNTFRFPTMLLIFITYFSGYLYTKYQYTQHFFKILVLNAVAGIICAFLIIHNHNEIRLLKWFVIVVLGLLYNSFFLDVYIRKIPLLKVFYVGLVWALVNCWLTLPEFNLPIFLISFFFITALVLPFDIRDMNSDTVKTFPMMIGVQNTKYIAYALVFISSIIAVFYLKPLYAASFFLSSIITYIFIYFAENKRDDTYFSFGVETCSALPFLFLVIMEYF; translated from the coding sequence ATGAACATCTTAAAAATACTGAAAAAATTCTTTATAGACAGTCAGATTTATGTCTCCTTAATGGGAACTCTTTTTGCAGTATTTTTTATGAAGGAGCAAAACACATTCCGTTTCCCTACTATGCTGCTTATTTTCATCACTTATTTCAGTGGTTATCTTTATACTAAGTATCAATACACCCAACATTTTTTTAAAATTTTAGTCTTAAATGCAGTAGCCGGAATCATATGTGCTTTTCTGATTATTCACAATCATAATGAGATCAGACTTCTGAAATGGTTTGTCATTGTAGTCCTGGGATTATTGTATAATAGTTTTTTTCTGGATGTTTACATTCGGAAAATTCCCCTTCTGAAAGTCTTTTATGTGGGGCTCGTTTGGGCATTGGTCAATTGCTGGCTTACTTTACCGGAATTTAATCTGCCTATTTTCCTGATCAGCTTTTTCTTTATTACAGCCCTTGTACTTCCTTTTGATATCAGGGATATGAACAGTGATACGGTAAAGACTTTTCCAATGATGATAGGAGTTCAGAATACGAAATATATTGCCTATGCCCTGGTTTTTATAAGCAGTATTATTGCCGTTTTTTATCTTAAACCTCTGTATGCGGCTTCTTTTTTTCTTTCCAGTATTATTACTTATATTTTCATTTATTTCGCTGAAAATAAAAGAGATGACACCTATTTTTCATTTGGAGTGGAAACTTGTTCCGCACTTCCTTTTTTATTTTTAGTAATAATGGAGTATTTTTGA
- the recF gene encoding DNA replication/repair protein RecF (All proteins in this family for which functions are known are DNA-binding proteins that assist the filamentation of RecA onto DNA for the initiation of recombination or recombinational repair.) gives MIIKKLSLYNFKNHSEKKFEFSPQINCFVGNNGVGKTNILDALHYLSVGKSFLGNTDLNNIKIEEDFFTLDAEIQNEDSEDIIRITQPKEAKKVIKKNDKSYDRLADHIGYLPSVMISPYDSNLISDSGESRRKFLDAMISQTDSEYLYDLIQYQKTIQQRNALLKYFAKNRTWDKDSLEIYDDPITRFGTKIFNKRKEFVEQLNPIVKNFYQIISGGNETVSVIYESHLLENSFGELLKESIERDRMLTYTSKGIHKDDLLFEMDHVLIKKIGSQGQQKSFLISLKLAQMNLVKELTNKTPILLLDDIFDKLDDTRVSQLIELVNKENFGQIFITDTHRERTESVVKKINEESIIFEI, from the coding sequence ATGATTATCAAGAAGCTTTCTCTTTACAATTTCAAAAACCATTCAGAAAAAAAGTTTGAATTTTCCCCACAGATCAACTGCTTTGTAGGTAATAACGGGGTAGGAAAAACCAATATTCTGGATGCTCTTCATTATTTATCGGTAGGAAAAAGTTTTTTGGGAAATACAGATCTGAATAATATCAAAATAGAGGAGGATTTTTTCACTCTTGATGCTGAAATTCAGAATGAAGACAGCGAAGATATCATCAGAATTACCCAACCGAAAGAAGCAAAAAAAGTCATTAAGAAAAATGATAAAAGCTACGACAGACTTGCCGATCATATCGGTTATCTACCGAGCGTGATGATTTCGCCGTATGATTCAAATCTTATTTCGGATTCCGGGGAAAGCAGAAGAAAGTTTCTGGATGCCATGATTTCGCAGACCGATTCTGAGTATCTTTATGACCTTATACAATATCAGAAAACAATACAGCAGAGAAATGCTTTATTAAAATATTTTGCCAAAAACAGAACCTGGGATAAAGATTCTCTTGAAATTTATGATGATCCGATCACCCGATTCGGGACAAAGATATTCAACAAAAGAAAGGAATTCGTAGAACAGTTAAATCCTATCGTTAAGAACTTTTATCAGATTATTTCAGGAGGTAACGAAACCGTATCGGTTATTTACGAATCTCATTTACTGGAAAATTCTTTCGGGGAACTTTTAAAAGAAAGCATCGAAAGAGATCGCATGCTTACCTACACTTCGAAAGGCATTCACAAAGATGATCTTCTTTTCGAGATGGATCATGTTTTAATTAAAAAAATAGGATCTCAGGGACAGCAGAAGTCGTTTCTGATTTCATTAAAATTAGCTCAGATGAACCTTGTAAAAGAGCTCACCAACAAAACACCAATTCTTTTACTTGATGATATTTTTGATAAACTTGACGATACCAGAGTTTCACAGTTGATTGAACTCGTAAATAAAGAAAATTTCGGACAGATTTTTATTACGGATACTCATAGAGAACGTACGGAAAGTGTGGTAAAGAAAATTAATGAGGAAAGTATTATTTTTGAGATATAA
- a CDS encoding bacteriocin, whose protein sequence is MKKVLALKKLTKKELKQISGGDRPVCCKRDCATDECIEWGSFPTLCPITDCR, encoded by the coding sequence ATGAAAAAAGTACTTGCTTTAAAAAAGCTAACAAAAAAAGAGTTAAAACAAATCAGCGGCGGAGATCGGCCAGTATGTTGTAAAAGAGATTGCGCAACAGATGAATGTATTGAATGGGGATCATTTCCAACATTGTGCCCTATTACTGATTGTAGATAA
- a CDS encoding recombinase, giving the protein MKFFSSSTNFESVLKKYFSFKNETLSLEPFAEFLESVKKADFTDVLNFLRSNPNFADNFKHYIHNIFKGRPFNLSLTEANILSENAFFPELKKRILNKVLPPVENEKTIWYMIDNVCLRPKKDLQYLHNLPENEIDEFLNLMGASDFIIKPNVKKELIFSMNILSWRVTGMAMEVEVVRMAPQYRNLDNPFLALQNELETLAEDLVKDPEMQLHSKDSRYKQIKIYAEQCQEFVNIAFKNSAKYGISGKINQSLLKIRQQTERIYEIIQLLVIDTDEDVLIKSKQLVFNILNYKSHKNNIADLINDSTRLISHLITNHTAEAGAHYITSTRKEYMTMFYKASGGGIIVGALCVLKMLYGYIPGSDFSHAFLYSMNYAMGFVMIYLMGFTLATKQPAMTAATMTKVLSEEGNSKRHNTEFAHLVSKLFRSQFIAFVGNVLLAFPIALAIIYGLDVFFSQNLAVDRSDKLLKDLDPFKSKAILHASIAGFYLFISGIISGNIGNNSVFYQIPERIAKNLSIRNFFGKKFAKGLSKYYAKNWPGIVSNFWFGVFLGATAPVGLFFGLDLDIRHITFAAGNFALGLYGKDFSVDSYTFWMSFFTVFLIGFFNFLVSFSLSMFLAFRSRKMNFGQVSEIYKEIFRYFIKHPLKFFLPLRSGLDKQADDLMSSTISNKSEEH; this is encoded by the coding sequence ATGAAATTCTTTAGTTCCAGCACAAATTTTGAGTCAGTTCTTAAAAAATATTTTTCTTTTAAGAACGAAACGCTTTCTTTAGAACCATTTGCAGAGTTTTTGGAGAGTGTAAAAAAAGCTGATTTTACAGATGTGCTCAATTTTCTCAGAAGCAATCCTAATTTTGCCGATAATTTTAAACATTACATCCACAATATTTTTAAAGGAAGGCCTTTCAATTTGTCTTTGACAGAGGCTAATATTCTTTCTGAAAATGCCTTCTTTCCGGAACTTAAAAAGAGAATATTAAACAAGGTGCTGCCACCCGTTGAAAATGAAAAGACCATATGGTACATGATCGACAACGTGTGTTTAAGACCAAAAAAGGATTTACAATACCTTCACAACCTTCCTGAAAATGAAATTGATGAATTTCTGAACCTTATGGGAGCTTCAGATTTTATTATCAAACCAAATGTAAAAAAGGAGCTTATTTTCTCGATGAATATCCTTTCCTGGAGGGTAACAGGAATGGCCATGGAAGTAGAAGTGGTAAGAATGGCACCTCAATACAGGAATCTTGATAACCCGTTCCTCGCCCTTCAAAATGAGCTTGAAACTTTGGCAGAAGACCTGGTAAAGGATCCTGAAATGCAGCTGCATTCCAAAGACAGCAGATATAAGCAGATCAAGATTTATGCAGAACAATGTCAGGAGTTTGTTAATATCGCTTTTAAAAATTCCGCTAAATATGGGATTTCAGGGAAGATTAATCAATCACTGCTGAAGATTCGTCAGCAGACAGAAAGAATCTACGAAATCATACAGCTGCTGGTGATTGATACTGATGAAGATGTTCTGATTAAATCCAAGCAACTGGTCTTTAATATATTAAATTACAAGTCTCATAAGAACAATATTGCAGACCTGATTAATGATAGTACAAGGTTGATTTCTCACCTTATTACCAATCATACCGCAGAAGCCGGAGCACATTATATCACATCAACCCGAAAAGAATATATGACCATGTTCTATAAGGCAAGTGGTGGTGGGATTATTGTAGGAGCGCTTTGCGTATTGAAAATGTTGTACGGATATATTCCGGGAAGTGATTTCTCACATGCATTTTTGTACTCAATGAATTATGCGATGGGATTCGTGATGATTTATCTGATGGGATTCACATTAGCCACAAAACAGCCGGCGATGACCGCTGCTACAATGACTAAAGTTTTATCCGAGGAAGGAAACAGTAAAAGACATAATACTGAATTTGCCCATCTTGTTTCAAAACTGTTCAGAAGTCAGTTTATTGCCTTTGTGGGAAATGTTTTGCTTGCCTTTCCGATCGCACTTGCCATTATCTATGGACTGGATGTATTTTTCTCACAAAACCTGGCGGTTGATCGTTCTGATAAATTATTAAAAGACCTTGATCCTTTTAAATCCAAAGCTATTTTGCATGCCAGTATTGCTGGTTTCTATCTGTTTATTTCAGGGATTATTTCGGGAAATATCGGGAATAATTCCGTGTTCTATCAGATTCCGGAAAGAATTGCAAAAAACCTTTCAATCAGAAATTTCTTTGGGAAAAAGTTTGCCAAAGGATTATCAAAATATTATGCTAAAAACTGGCCGGGAATCGTTTCCAACTTCTGGTTTGGGGTTTTCCTAGGTGCTACGGCACCTGTAGGTCTATTCTTCGGACTTGATCTGGACATCAGACACATTACCTTTGCAGCCGGAAACTTTGCCTTAGGATTGTACGGAAAAGACTTTTCGGTTGATTCCTATACCTTTTGGATGTCATTTTTTACAGTATTTTTAATAGGATTTTTCAACTTTCTGGTGAGTTTTAGTTTATCGATGTTCCTTGCATTCAGGTCAAGAAAAATGAACTTTGGACAGGTAAGCGAAATTTATAAAGAGATTTTCAGATACTTCATAAAACATCCGTTGAAGTTCTTCTTACCATTACGTTCAGGTTTAGATAAACAAGCCGATGACCTGATGAGTAGTACGATTTCTAATAAATCGGAAGAGCATTAA
- the mtgA gene encoding monofunctional biosynthetic peptidoglycan transglycosylase: MWKKIKQLIFIILVMNVVFIIWGRFFNPPITITQIGGLFEYGKLHRDYISYDEMGNNVKKAVIASEDQKFFDHNGFDYTAIEKAMKHNEQGKKIRGGSTISQQTAKNVFLWQGRSWVRKGLEAVYTFIIEKVWSKDIILERYLNSIEMGKGVFGVEAAAQYYFGKSSKDLSASDAAWIAAVLPNPKKYDPKNPSPYLRKKHNWIMRQMRNVSLK; this comes from the coding sequence ATGTGGAAAAAAATTAAACAGCTTATCTTTATCATTCTAGTAATGAATGTTGTGTTTATCATCTGGGGTCGATTTTTTAATCCGCCAATCACGATCACTCAGATAGGAGGACTTTTCGAATACGGAAAGCTGCACAGAGACTATATTTCCTACGATGAAATGGGAAATAATGTGAAGAAAGCAGTTATTGCATCAGAAGATCAGAAGTTTTTTGACCATAACGGATTTGATTACACCGCAATCGAAAAAGCGATGAAGCATAATGAACAAGGGAAAAAAATAAGAGGCGGAAGTACCATTTCCCAACAGACGGCAAAAAATGTTTTCCTATGGCAGGGCAGAAGCTGGGTCAGAAAAGGACTGGAAGCCGTCTACACTTTTATTATCGAAAAGGTATGGAGCAAAGACATTATTCTTGAAAGATACCTGAATTCTATTGAAATGGGGAAGGGTGTTTTTGGAGTGGAAGCGGCCGCTCAATATTATTTTGGAAAATCATCTAAAGACTTAAGTGCTTCAGATGCTGCCTGGATTGCCGCAGTATTACCGAATCCAAAGAAGTATGATCCAAAAAATCCTTCACCTTATTTAAGAAAGAAACACAATTGGATCATGAGACAGATGAGGAATGTGAGTTTGAAATAG